One Thunnus maccoyii chromosome 14, fThuMac1.1, whole genome shotgun sequence genomic window carries:
- the map3k4 gene encoding mitogen-activated protein kinase kinase kinase 4 isoform X1, translated as MRRQAKPVEDASQQNSEVDESWDSPSEEEEALYGTSPPCTPRQMKRMSGKHQRSSQARSTGRSPNKTDLSTSVLKESPKPAETPEEHSYKHGKKQRATLRSTERDHKKTFEGSFMLDPLSKSSPFGALNMDPRKHYLSLGCSSCKLPVSMPHIARTHRQTSRTDCPADRLKFFETLRLLLKLTSMSSKRKEKEQRGLENMAFMGHNNEVIWLELQAWHARRSTGDQDLFLFTARQAIPDIISEVLHFKVNYDSLRVCSGSQTIQGDYHTVPDLVCGEEREPAVAETNHCGVDPWGFSACPSTAMNAAEPLGSGADCRDHLQRQRLAFEQVKRVMELLESVEALYPSLQALQKDYDKYAARDFQGRVQALCLWLNITQDLNQKLRVMATVLGLHDLSRIGWPVFEIPSPRCSRGNDEEENEEDEENDSTATFTAESDGEDRDAEEEGGVGHVAEEDLSPSLTPKFARLLSEDEFLPTATAVIAEASGGGGVFCPTAIYRPFVDKALKQMGLRKLILRLHKLMDRSLQRSRAALLRHTPALEFAEFPDPMLYSDYLPELSRHVSCSDSAQPELGADQVSWEDLLDMDLPSFRPAFLVLCRVLLNVIHECLKLRLEQRPAGEPSLLSIKQLVRECKEVLKGGLLMKQYYQFMLRGVVADAQGLQTNANIDEFEEDLHKMLVVYFDYMHSWIQMLQQLPQASHSLKNLLEEEWHFTKVITPYIRGGEAQSGKLFCDIAGMLLKSTGEFLDAGLQKSGREFWESADDSTASDEIRRSVIETSRSLKELFHEARERASKALGFAKMLRKDLEVAADFSITNGVPCLLEALKKRNYVKVQIPGLEELQVFVPCGLKDQRPLILQLLNAAAGKDCSKEPDEIAEDEAYLLMSKHGAGDSTTDSDWAQWDGELLKLVPQMETVDTLRAMKVENMLLIVMQSAHLVAQRKAFQQSMEDVLTLSREQTSSQPLIASALEELKDEALQLCIKISTAIDRVEYMFTTEFEDEVEESELATLQQYYREAMIQGYNFAFEYHKEVVRLMSGEFRQRIGERYIAFARKWMTYVLTKCESGRGTKPRWATQGFDFLQAIEPAFISALPEDDFLNLQALMNECIGHVIGKPHSPVTGLYIAPRNSPRPVKVPRCHSDPPNPNLFIPNAEGFSSRSLPCDLRNQLFPNGPRPVPQGPGEHSHTKAPGSTPNDVRGSSFHENDRLSSVAAELHFKSLSRHSSPTEDREEPSYPKGDPNSATRRSWELRTFISQSKDTAARQSPMEAVRRSIRKFEDKRYAVMKQRNIIGQVCHTPKSYDNVMHVGLRKVTFKWQRGNKIGEGQYGKVYTCINVDTGELMAMKEIRFQPNDHKTIKETADELKIFEGIKHPNLVRYFGVELHREEMYIFMEYCDEGTLEEVSRLGLQEHVIRLYSKQITTAINVLHEHGIVHRDIKGANIFLTSSGLIKLGDFGCSVKLRNNTHTMPGEVNSTLGTAAYMAPEVITRAKGEGHGRAADIWSLGCVLIEMVTGKRPWHEYEHNFQIMYKVGMGHKPPIPEKLSTEGKDFLGHCLESEPKRRWTASMLLDHPFVKVCTDEE; from the exons ATGAGAAG GCAGGCCAAGCCAGTGGAAGATGCATCCCAACAGAACTCTGAAGTGGATGAATCCTGGGACTCTCccagtgaggaagaggaggctcTGTATGGCACATCACCTCCTTGTACCCCCCGTCAGATGAAACGAATGTCTGGCAAACATCAAAGAAGCAGCCAGGCAAGGAGTACTGGTCGTTCACCCAACAAAA CGGACCTCAGCACATCTGTCCTGAAAGAGAGTCCAAAGCCGGCAGAGACCCCTGAGGAGCACAGCTACAAGCACGGCAAGAAGCAGAGGGCTACCCTGCGTTCCACAGAAAGAGACCACAAGAAGACCTTTGAAGGCTCGTTCATGCTGGATCCACTCTCAAAGTCGAGCCCCTTCGGTGCCCTCAACATGGATCCCAGGAAGCATTACTTGAGCTTGGGCTGCAGCAGTTGTAAACTTCCTGTGTCTATGCCGCATATTGCCCGGACTCACCGACAGACCTCCAGGACAGACTGTCCCGCCGACCGCCTCAAGTTCTTTGAGACGCTGCGGCTGCTGCTCAAGCTCACGTCTATGTCCTccaagaggaaggagaaagagcagagaggccTGGAGAACATGGCCTTCATGGGTCACAACAATGAGGTCATTTGGTTGGAGCTGCAAGCGTGGCATGCACGACGCTCCACCGGTGACCaagatctttttcttttcactgcCCGCCAGGCCATCcctgacatcatcagtgaggTGCTGCACTTTAAGGTCAACTACGATAGCTTGAGAGTATGTTCAGGGTCTCAAACAATCCAGGGGGACTATCACACTGTCCCAGATCTAGTCTGTGGTGAGGAGAGGGAGCCTGCTGTAGCAGAGACCAACCACTGTGGAGTAGATCCCTGGGGCTTTAGTGCCTGCCCCTCGACTGCGATGAATGCAGCAGAGCCTCTGGGCTCTGGTGCTGATTGCAGGGATCACCTTCAGCGGCAGCGGCTGGCATTTGAGCAGGTCAAGCGGGTTATGGAGTTGCTGGAGTCTGTGGAAGCTTTGTACCCGTCTTTGCAGGCCCTGCAAAAGGACTATGACAAGTATGCAGCGCGAGACTTCCAGGGCAGGGTGCAGGCGCTCTGTCTGTGGCTCAATATCACCCAGGACCTCAACCAGAAGTTGCGGGTTATGGCCACTGTGCTGGGCCTGCATGATCTATCCCGTATCGGGTGGCCTGTGTTTGAGATCCCTTCACCTCGCTGCTCCCGCGGCAATGACGAAGAGGAgaatgaggaggatgaggagaatgACTCAACAGCCACTTTCACAGCTGAAAGCGATGGAGAGGACAGGGAtgctgaggaggaggggggagtgGGACATGTAGCAGAGGAAGATTTGTCTCCCTCCCTGACTCCTAAATTTGCCCGATTGTTGTCAGAGGATGAATTTCTCCCAACTGCTACAGCAGTTATTGCAGAAGCATCCGGGGGTGGCGGCGTATTCTGCCCCACAGCTATCTACAGACCTTTTGTGGATAAAGCTCTGAAGCAGATGGGACTGCGTAAACTGATCCTAAGACTGCATAAACTGATGGACCGCTCTCTTCAGAGGTCCAGGGCAGCGCTGCTCCGCCACACTCCTGCACTGGAG TTTGCAGAATTCCCAGACCCTATGCTGTACAGTGATTACCTGCCAGAGCTGTCGCGTCACGTGTCCTGCAGTGATTCGGCTCAACCAGAACTCGGAGCAGACCAGGTGTCCTGGGAGGATTTGCTGGACATGGACCTCCCATCCTTCCGACCAGCATTCCTCGTGCTTTGCAGAGTCCTTCTCAACGTCATTCACGAATGCCTTAAGTTGCGACTTGAACAGAGGCCTGCTGGAGAGCCTTCACTGCTCAGTATCAAACAG TTGGTGCGTGAGTGTAAGGAGGTTCTTAAAGGTGGTCTTCTGATGAAGCAGTACTATCAGTTCATGCTGCGTGGCGTGGTGGCTGATGCTCAGGGCTTGCAGACTAATGCCAATATTGATGAGTTCGAGGAAGATCTTCACAAGATGCTTGTG GTTTATTTTGACTACATGCACAGTTGGATCCAGATGTTGCAGCAGCTGCCTCAGGCCTCTCACAGCTTAAAGAACCTGTTAGAGGAGGAGTGGCACTTCACCAAGGTTATCACTCCATACATCCGTGGAGGAGAGGCCCAGTCCGGGAAGCTTTTCTG TGACATTGCTGGGATGCTGCTCAAATCAACTGGAGAGTTCCTTGATGCTGGCCTGCAAAAGAGTGGTAGGGAATTCTGGGAAAGTGCAGATGACAGCACAGCCTCAGATGAGATCAG GCGGTCAGTTATTGAGACCAGTAGGTCACTTAAAGAGTTGTTCCATGAGGCCAGGGAACGAGCGTCCAAGGCTCTCGGCTTTGCCAAAATGCTTCGCAAG GACTTAGAGGTTGCTGCGGATTTCAGTATCACTAACGGGGTGCCTTGTCTCCTGGAAGCACTGAAGAAGAGAAACTATGTCAAA GTTCAGATTCCAGGCTTGGAGGAGCTGCAAGTTTTTGTCCCTTGTGGCTTGAAGGATCAGCGGCCTCTAATCCTGCAGCTTCTCAATGCTGCTGCGGGAAAAGACTGCTCCAAAGAGCCAGATGAAATTGCAGAGGATGAGGCCTACCTGCTCATGAGTAAGCACGGAGCAGGGGACTCCACGACTGATTCTGACTGGGCTCAGTGGGATGGAGAGCTGCTCAAACTGGTTCCCCAAATGGAAACTGTCGACACGCTGAGGGCCATGAAG GTGGAGAACATGCTCTTGATAGTGATGCAGTCGGCTCATCTGGTGGCCCAGCGGAAAGCCTTTCAGCAATCCATGGAGGATGTGCTCACTCTTAGCCGGGAGCAAACATCTAGTCAGCCTCTCATCGCAAGTGCTTTGGAGGAGCTCAAG GATGAGGCACTACAGCTATGCATTAAGATCAGCACTGCCATTGACCGAGTGGAGTACATGTTCACCACAGAGTTTGAGGATGAGGTGGAGGAGTCAGAGTTAGCCACTCTGCAGCAGTACTACAGAGAGGCAATGATACAGGGCTACAATTTTGCCTTTGAG TACCACAAGGAGGTGGTGCGCCTGATGTCAGGGGAGTTCAGGCAGAGGATCGGCGAACGCTACATAGCTTTCGCCCGCAAGTGGATGACCTACGTCCTAACCAAGTGTGAGAGTGGCAGGGGCACCAAGCCCAG GTGGGCAACTcagggttttgattttcttcagGCTATTGAACCTGCCTTCATATCAGCATTACCAGAGGATGACTTCCTG AATTTACAAGCTttgatgaatgaatgcattGGACATGTGATTGGAAAACCTCACAGCCCAGTCACCGGCCTGTACATTG cTCCCAGAAATAGCCCTCGTCCTGTCAAAGTCCCTCGCTGCCATAGTGACCCTCCAAACCCCAATCTTTTCATCCCTAATGCTGAAGGTTTCAG CTCTCGAAGTCTCCCCTGTGACCTCCGGAACCAGCTGTTCCCCAATGGCCCTCGCCCCGTCCCGCAGGGCCCAGGGGAACACAGCCACACCAAAGCACCCGGCAGCACCCCCAATGACGTCAG GGGTTCAAGTTTTCATGAGAATGACCGTCTGTCATCGGTTGCAGCAGAGTTGCATTTCAAATCTCTGAGCCGTCATTCCAGCCccacagaggacagagaag AACCCTCCTACCCTAAGGGAGACCCGAACAGCGCCACACGCAGAAGCTGGGAGCTCCGCACCTTCATCAGCCAATCCAAGG ACACAGCAGCACGGCAAAGCCCCATGGAGGCCGTCCGCCGCTCCATTCGCAAGTTTGAAGACAAACGCTACGCTGTGATGAAGCAGCGCAACATCATTGGCCAAGTGTGTCACACACCCAAGTCCTATGACAATGTTATGCACGTTGGGCTCAGGAAGGTGACTTTCAAGTGGCAGAGGGGCAACAAGATAG GAGAGGGCCAGTATGGGAAAGTGTACACCTGCATCAATGTAGACACTGGAGAACTAATGGCCATGAAGGAG ATCCGATTCCAGCCAAATGATCACAAAACAATCAAGGAGACAGCAGACGAGCTGAAAATATTTGAAGGCATTAAGCACCCAAACTTGGTGCGTTACTTCGGAGTTGAGCTCCATCGG GAGGAGATGTACATCTTCATGGAGTACTGTGACGAGGGCACACTGGAGGAGGTGTCCAGACTGGGGCTGCAGGAACATGTCATCAGGCTCTACAGTAAACAGATCACTACAGCCATCAATGTCCTCCATGAACACGGCATTGTCCACCGTGATATCAAGG GAGCAAACATATTTCTAACATCATCAGGCCTGATTAAACTGGGTGACTTTGGATGTTCAGTCAAGTTGAGGAACAACACTCACACCATGCCTGGGGAGGTGAACAGCACACTTGGAACAGCAG CATACATGGCACCTGAAGTCATCACAAGAGCAAAGGGTGAAGGTCATGGACGAGCAGCAGACATCTGGAGTTTAGGCTGTGTCCTCATTGAGATGGTGACTGGAAAG AGGCCCTGGCATGAGTATGAGCACAACTTTCAGATCATGTACAAAGTGGGCATGGGCCATAAACCCCCCATCCCAGAGAAGCTGAGCACAGAGGGGAAGGACTTCCTTGGTCACTGTCTGGAGAGCGAACCCAAACGCCGCTGGACTGCTAGCATGCTGCTAGACCACCCGTTTGTTAAG GTTTGTACGGATGAAGAGTGA
- the map3k4 gene encoding mitogen-activated protein kinase kinase kinase 4 isoform X3, translated as MRRQAKPVEDASQQNSEVDESWDSPSEEEEALYGTSPPCTPRQMKRMSGKHQRSSQARSTGRSPNKTDLSTSVLKESPKPAETPEEHSYKHGKKQRATLRSTERDHKKTFEGSFMLDPLSKSSPFGALNMDPRKHYLSLGCSSCKLPVSMPHIARTHRQTSRTDCPADRLKFFETLRLLLKLTSMSSKRKEKEQRGLENMAFMGHNNEVIWLELQAWHARRSTGDQDLFLFTARQAIPDIISEVLHFKVNYDSLRVCSGSQTIQGDYHTVPDLVCGEEREPAVAETNHCGVDPWGFSACPSTAMNAAEPLGSGADCRDHLQRQRLAFEQVKRVMELLESVEALYPSLQALQKDYDKYAARDFQGRVQALCLWLNITQDLNQKLRVMATVLGLHDLSRIGWPVFEIPSPRCSRGNDEEENEEDEENDSTATFTAESDGEDRDAEEEGGVGHVAEEDLSPSLTPKFARLLSEDEFLPTATAVIAEASGGGGVFCPTAIYRPFVDKALKQMGLRKLILRLHKLMDRSLQRSRAALLRHTPALEFAEFPDPMLYSDYLPELSRHVSCSDSAQPELGADQVSWEDLLDMDLPSFRPAFLVLCRVLLNVIHECLKLRLEQRPAGEPSLLSIKQLVRECKEVLKGGLLMKQYYQFMLRGVVADAQGLQTNANIDEFEEDLHKMLVVYFDYMHSWIQMLQQLPQASHSLKNLLEEEWHFTKVITPYIRGGEAQSGKLFCDIAGMLLKSTGEFLDAGLQKSGREFWESADDSTASDEIRRSVIETSRSLKELFHEARERASKALGFAKMLRKDLEVAADFSITNGVPCLLEALKKRNYVKVQIPGLEELQVFVPCGLKDQRPLILQLLNAAAGKDCSKEPDEIAEDEAYLLMSKHGAGDSTTDSDWAQWDGELLKLVPQMETVDTLRAMKVENMLLIVMQSAHLVAQRKAFQQSMEDVLTLSREQTSSQPLIASALEELKDEALQLCIKISTAIDRVEYMFTTEFEDEVEESELATLQQYYREAMIQGYNFAFEYHKEVVRLMSGEFRQRIGERYIAFARKWMTYVLTKCESGRGTKPRWATQGFDFLQAIEPAFISALPEDDFLNLQALMNECIGHVIGKPHSPVTGLYIAPRNSPRPVKVPRCHSDPPNPNLFIPNAEGFRGSSFHENDRLSSVAAELHFKSLSRHSSPTEDREEPSYPKGDPNSATRRSWELRTFISQSKDTAARQSPMEAVRRSIRKFEDKRYAVMKQRNIIGQVCHTPKSYDNVMHVGLRKVTFKWQRGNKIGEGQYGKVYTCINVDTGELMAMKEIRFQPNDHKTIKETADELKIFEGIKHPNLVRYFGVELHREEMYIFMEYCDEGTLEEVSRLGLQEHVIRLYSKQITTAINVLHEHGIVHRDIKGANIFLTSSGLIKLGDFGCSVKLRNNTHTMPGEVNSTLGTAAYMAPEVITRAKGEGHGRAADIWSLGCVLIEMVTGKRPWHEYEHNFQIMYKVGMGHKPPIPEKLSTEGKDFLGHCLESEPKRRWTASMLLDHPFVKVCTDEE; from the exons ATGAGAAG GCAGGCCAAGCCAGTGGAAGATGCATCCCAACAGAACTCTGAAGTGGATGAATCCTGGGACTCTCccagtgaggaagaggaggctcTGTATGGCACATCACCTCCTTGTACCCCCCGTCAGATGAAACGAATGTCTGGCAAACATCAAAGAAGCAGCCAGGCAAGGAGTACTGGTCGTTCACCCAACAAAA CGGACCTCAGCACATCTGTCCTGAAAGAGAGTCCAAAGCCGGCAGAGACCCCTGAGGAGCACAGCTACAAGCACGGCAAGAAGCAGAGGGCTACCCTGCGTTCCACAGAAAGAGACCACAAGAAGACCTTTGAAGGCTCGTTCATGCTGGATCCACTCTCAAAGTCGAGCCCCTTCGGTGCCCTCAACATGGATCCCAGGAAGCATTACTTGAGCTTGGGCTGCAGCAGTTGTAAACTTCCTGTGTCTATGCCGCATATTGCCCGGACTCACCGACAGACCTCCAGGACAGACTGTCCCGCCGACCGCCTCAAGTTCTTTGAGACGCTGCGGCTGCTGCTCAAGCTCACGTCTATGTCCTccaagaggaaggagaaagagcagagaggccTGGAGAACATGGCCTTCATGGGTCACAACAATGAGGTCATTTGGTTGGAGCTGCAAGCGTGGCATGCACGACGCTCCACCGGTGACCaagatctttttcttttcactgcCCGCCAGGCCATCcctgacatcatcagtgaggTGCTGCACTTTAAGGTCAACTACGATAGCTTGAGAGTATGTTCAGGGTCTCAAACAATCCAGGGGGACTATCACACTGTCCCAGATCTAGTCTGTGGTGAGGAGAGGGAGCCTGCTGTAGCAGAGACCAACCACTGTGGAGTAGATCCCTGGGGCTTTAGTGCCTGCCCCTCGACTGCGATGAATGCAGCAGAGCCTCTGGGCTCTGGTGCTGATTGCAGGGATCACCTTCAGCGGCAGCGGCTGGCATTTGAGCAGGTCAAGCGGGTTATGGAGTTGCTGGAGTCTGTGGAAGCTTTGTACCCGTCTTTGCAGGCCCTGCAAAAGGACTATGACAAGTATGCAGCGCGAGACTTCCAGGGCAGGGTGCAGGCGCTCTGTCTGTGGCTCAATATCACCCAGGACCTCAACCAGAAGTTGCGGGTTATGGCCACTGTGCTGGGCCTGCATGATCTATCCCGTATCGGGTGGCCTGTGTTTGAGATCCCTTCACCTCGCTGCTCCCGCGGCAATGACGAAGAGGAgaatgaggaggatgaggagaatgACTCAACAGCCACTTTCACAGCTGAAAGCGATGGAGAGGACAGGGAtgctgaggaggaggggggagtgGGACATGTAGCAGAGGAAGATTTGTCTCCCTCCCTGACTCCTAAATTTGCCCGATTGTTGTCAGAGGATGAATTTCTCCCAACTGCTACAGCAGTTATTGCAGAAGCATCCGGGGGTGGCGGCGTATTCTGCCCCACAGCTATCTACAGACCTTTTGTGGATAAAGCTCTGAAGCAGATGGGACTGCGTAAACTGATCCTAAGACTGCATAAACTGATGGACCGCTCTCTTCAGAGGTCCAGGGCAGCGCTGCTCCGCCACACTCCTGCACTGGAG TTTGCAGAATTCCCAGACCCTATGCTGTACAGTGATTACCTGCCAGAGCTGTCGCGTCACGTGTCCTGCAGTGATTCGGCTCAACCAGAACTCGGAGCAGACCAGGTGTCCTGGGAGGATTTGCTGGACATGGACCTCCCATCCTTCCGACCAGCATTCCTCGTGCTTTGCAGAGTCCTTCTCAACGTCATTCACGAATGCCTTAAGTTGCGACTTGAACAGAGGCCTGCTGGAGAGCCTTCACTGCTCAGTATCAAACAG TTGGTGCGTGAGTGTAAGGAGGTTCTTAAAGGTGGTCTTCTGATGAAGCAGTACTATCAGTTCATGCTGCGTGGCGTGGTGGCTGATGCTCAGGGCTTGCAGACTAATGCCAATATTGATGAGTTCGAGGAAGATCTTCACAAGATGCTTGTG GTTTATTTTGACTACATGCACAGTTGGATCCAGATGTTGCAGCAGCTGCCTCAGGCCTCTCACAGCTTAAAGAACCTGTTAGAGGAGGAGTGGCACTTCACCAAGGTTATCACTCCATACATCCGTGGAGGAGAGGCCCAGTCCGGGAAGCTTTTCTG TGACATTGCTGGGATGCTGCTCAAATCAACTGGAGAGTTCCTTGATGCTGGCCTGCAAAAGAGTGGTAGGGAATTCTGGGAAAGTGCAGATGACAGCACAGCCTCAGATGAGATCAG GCGGTCAGTTATTGAGACCAGTAGGTCACTTAAAGAGTTGTTCCATGAGGCCAGGGAACGAGCGTCCAAGGCTCTCGGCTTTGCCAAAATGCTTCGCAAG GACTTAGAGGTTGCTGCGGATTTCAGTATCACTAACGGGGTGCCTTGTCTCCTGGAAGCACTGAAGAAGAGAAACTATGTCAAA GTTCAGATTCCAGGCTTGGAGGAGCTGCAAGTTTTTGTCCCTTGTGGCTTGAAGGATCAGCGGCCTCTAATCCTGCAGCTTCTCAATGCTGCTGCGGGAAAAGACTGCTCCAAAGAGCCAGATGAAATTGCAGAGGATGAGGCCTACCTGCTCATGAGTAAGCACGGAGCAGGGGACTCCACGACTGATTCTGACTGGGCTCAGTGGGATGGAGAGCTGCTCAAACTGGTTCCCCAAATGGAAACTGTCGACACGCTGAGGGCCATGAAG GTGGAGAACATGCTCTTGATAGTGATGCAGTCGGCTCATCTGGTGGCCCAGCGGAAAGCCTTTCAGCAATCCATGGAGGATGTGCTCACTCTTAGCCGGGAGCAAACATCTAGTCAGCCTCTCATCGCAAGTGCTTTGGAGGAGCTCAAG GATGAGGCACTACAGCTATGCATTAAGATCAGCACTGCCATTGACCGAGTGGAGTACATGTTCACCACAGAGTTTGAGGATGAGGTGGAGGAGTCAGAGTTAGCCACTCTGCAGCAGTACTACAGAGAGGCAATGATACAGGGCTACAATTTTGCCTTTGAG TACCACAAGGAGGTGGTGCGCCTGATGTCAGGGGAGTTCAGGCAGAGGATCGGCGAACGCTACATAGCTTTCGCCCGCAAGTGGATGACCTACGTCCTAACCAAGTGTGAGAGTGGCAGGGGCACCAAGCCCAG GTGGGCAACTcagggttttgattttcttcagGCTATTGAACCTGCCTTCATATCAGCATTACCAGAGGATGACTTCCTG AATTTACAAGCTttgatgaatgaatgcattGGACATGTGATTGGAAAACCTCACAGCCCAGTCACCGGCCTGTACATTG cTCCCAGAAATAGCCCTCGTCCTGTCAAAGTCCCTCGCTGCCATAGTGACCCTCCAAACCCCAATCTTTTCATCCCTAATGCTGAAGGTTTCAG GGGTTCAAGTTTTCATGAGAATGACCGTCTGTCATCGGTTGCAGCAGAGTTGCATTTCAAATCTCTGAGCCGTCATTCCAGCCccacagaggacagagaag AACCCTCCTACCCTAAGGGAGACCCGAACAGCGCCACACGCAGAAGCTGGGAGCTCCGCACCTTCATCAGCCAATCCAAGG ACACAGCAGCACGGCAAAGCCCCATGGAGGCCGTCCGCCGCTCCATTCGCAAGTTTGAAGACAAACGCTACGCTGTGATGAAGCAGCGCAACATCATTGGCCAAGTGTGTCACACACCCAAGTCCTATGACAATGTTATGCACGTTGGGCTCAGGAAGGTGACTTTCAAGTGGCAGAGGGGCAACAAGATAG GAGAGGGCCAGTATGGGAAAGTGTACACCTGCATCAATGTAGACACTGGAGAACTAATGGCCATGAAGGAG ATCCGATTCCAGCCAAATGATCACAAAACAATCAAGGAGACAGCAGACGAGCTGAAAATATTTGAAGGCATTAAGCACCCAAACTTGGTGCGTTACTTCGGAGTTGAGCTCCATCGG GAGGAGATGTACATCTTCATGGAGTACTGTGACGAGGGCACACTGGAGGAGGTGTCCAGACTGGGGCTGCAGGAACATGTCATCAGGCTCTACAGTAAACAGATCACTACAGCCATCAATGTCCTCCATGAACACGGCATTGTCCACCGTGATATCAAGG GAGCAAACATATTTCTAACATCATCAGGCCTGATTAAACTGGGTGACTTTGGATGTTCAGTCAAGTTGAGGAACAACACTCACACCATGCCTGGGGAGGTGAACAGCACACTTGGAACAGCAG CATACATGGCACCTGAAGTCATCACAAGAGCAAAGGGTGAAGGTCATGGACGAGCAGCAGACATCTGGAGTTTAGGCTGTGTCCTCATTGAGATGGTGACTGGAAAG AGGCCCTGGCATGAGTATGAGCACAACTTTCAGATCATGTACAAAGTGGGCATGGGCCATAAACCCCCCATCCCAGAGAAGCTGAGCACAGAGGGGAAGGACTTCCTTGGTCACTGTCTGGAGAGCGAACCCAAACGCCGCTGGACTGCTAGCATGCTGCTAGACCACCCGTTTGTTAAG GTTTGTACGGATGAAGAGTGA